The Burkholderia pyrrocinia genome includes a window with the following:
- a CDS encoding MmgE/PrpD family protein, with protein sequence MSTPETLSAPAAAATNRPVPPDGIVGALGRFAAAVRAEGLDRRLRVEAAARVLDVVGNSLIAHDEPVVQSVLQVARRWAGTGPASVIGAPDRLPAASAALVNGTLAHAMDFDDSHMLSVLHPSASVIPAALAAAQASGASGAALLDAITVGTEVCIRLGVAAYNEQLGNSVFFERGQHATSICGTVGAAAAAAMLLGLDAAQIAAALGIAASMGAGLLEANRTGGSVKRIHCGWAAHAGVSAAELAGAGVTAPPTALEGRFGFFHAWCGDLADVDAVLRDLGDEWETSRIIFKPYPCNHFTHPGIDAALQLKAQGVTADDVVSAELRVATSTLRTIGEPAELKANPPNGYAAAFSGPYTVAAALLGGGGLGVWFDDFGDALAQDPARRALAAKVRCVADPWCDARFPTFLPAVLRVELRDGQVREARIESSKGTNSRPLTEQELTAKFVLAASSALGTARALALRDAVRALADDAPLDALAALTSGTEGGDRS encoded by the coding sequence ATGAGCACACCCGAGACGCTTTCTGCTCCGGCGGCGGCCGCGACCAACCGGCCCGTGCCGCCCGACGGCATCGTCGGCGCGCTCGGCCGCTTCGCGGCGGCGGTACGCGCCGAAGGGCTGGATCGCCGGCTGCGCGTCGAGGCCGCCGCGCGCGTGCTCGACGTGGTCGGCAACAGCCTGATCGCGCACGACGAACCGGTCGTGCAGTCGGTGCTGCAGGTCGCGCGGCGCTGGGCCGGCACCGGCCCGGCGAGCGTGATCGGCGCGCCCGACCGTCTGCCGGCCGCGAGCGCCGCGCTCGTCAACGGCACGCTCGCGCATGCGATGGACTTCGACGATTCGCACATGCTGTCGGTGCTGCATCCGAGCGCGTCCGTGATTCCTGCGGCGCTCGCCGCCGCGCAGGCGAGCGGCGCGTCGGGCGCGGCGCTGCTCGATGCGATCACGGTCGGCACCGAGGTGTGCATCCGGCTCGGCGTCGCCGCTTACAACGAGCAGCTCGGCAATTCGGTGTTCTTCGAGCGCGGCCAGCACGCGACGTCGATCTGCGGCACGGTCGGCGCGGCGGCGGCCGCGGCAATGCTGCTCGGGCTCGACGCCGCGCAGATCGCGGCGGCGCTCGGCATTGCCGCGAGCATGGGCGCGGGCTTGCTCGAAGCGAACCGCACCGGCGGCTCGGTGAAGCGGATCCACTGCGGCTGGGCGGCACACGCGGGCGTGAGCGCGGCGGAACTGGCGGGCGCGGGCGTCACCGCGCCGCCGACCGCGCTCGAAGGCCGCTTCGGCTTCTTCCACGCGTGGTGCGGCGACCTCGCCGATGTCGACGCGGTGCTGCGCGACCTGGGCGACGAATGGGAGACGAGCCGGATCATCTTCAAGCCGTATCCGTGCAACCACTTCACGCATCCGGGCATCGACGCGGCGCTGCAACTGAAGGCGCAAGGCGTGACGGCGGACGACGTGGTGTCGGCCGAGCTGCGGGTCGCGACGTCGACGCTGCGCACGATCGGCGAGCCGGCGGAGCTGAAGGCGAATCCGCCGAACGGCTATGCGGCCGCGTTCTCGGGGCCGTACACGGTCGCGGCGGCGCTGCTCGGCGGCGGCGGGCTCGGCGTCTGGTTCGACGATTTCGGCGATGCGCTTGCGCAGGACCCCGCACGGCGCGCGCTGGCCGCGAAGGTGCGCTGCGTGGCCGATCCGTGGTGCGACGCGCGCTTCCCGACGTTCCTGCCGGCCGTGCTGCGCGTCGAGCTGCGCGACGGCCAGGTGCGCGAGGCGCGGATCGAGTCGAGCAAGGGCACGAATTCGCGGCCGCTGACCGAACAGGAGCTCACCGCGAAATTCGTGCTGGCGGCGAGTTCGGCGCTCGGCACGGCGCGCGCGCTCGCGTTGCGCGACGCGGTGCGGGCGCTCGCCGACGACGCGCCGCTCGACGCGCTCGCGGCGCTGACGTCAGGCACTGAAGGAGGAGACCGATCTTGA
- a CDS encoding cyclase family protein: protein MNAPRWKKRPPGSNWGDFGPDDQKGRLNWLTPDKVRQGAAEVREGLSFSLSLPLDVPRGGGLNARRRPPAIMPALLGDKPYFGYRADEQVANATDVVCDDWFCMHSQFSTQWDGLSHVGGLFDADDDGVPEIVFYNGFRMGEHLRVPQEGDATGGARALGIEVMARTGVQGRGVLIDLRRHFGDARTKVGFAQLMQVMDADRVQVERGDIVCIHTGFADLLLNDDGGSPATVASACVLDSSDARLLQWIDESGLAALVADNHAIEERPQHAQPLAQPGALMPLHELCLFKLGIHLGELWHLTPLADWLHAHRRNRFLLTAPPLHIRGLVGAPANPVATV, encoded by the coding sequence TTGAATGCACCGCGCTGGAAAAAACGGCCGCCCGGCTCGAACTGGGGCGATTTCGGTCCCGACGATCAGAAGGGGCGGCTGAACTGGCTGACGCCGGACAAGGTGCGGCAGGGCGCAGCCGAGGTCCGGGAAGGGCTGTCGTTCTCGCTGAGCCTGCCGCTCGACGTGCCGCGCGGCGGCGGGCTGAACGCGCGGCGCCGGCCGCCGGCGATCATGCCGGCGTTGCTCGGCGACAAACCGTACTTCGGCTATCGCGCGGACGAACAGGTTGCGAACGCAACCGATGTGGTCTGCGACGATTGGTTCTGCATGCACTCGCAGTTCTCGACGCAATGGGACGGCCTGTCGCACGTGGGCGGCCTGTTCGACGCGGACGACGACGGCGTGCCTGAAATCGTGTTCTACAACGGTTTCCGGATGGGCGAGCATCTGCGGGTGCCGCAGGAAGGCGACGCGACGGGCGGCGCGCGCGCGCTCGGCATCGAGGTGATGGCGCGGACGGGCGTGCAGGGGCGCGGCGTGCTGATCGACCTGCGGCGTCATTTCGGCGATGCACGCACGAAGGTCGGCTTCGCGCAGCTGATGCAGGTGATGGACGCGGATCGCGTGCAGGTCGAGCGCGGCGACATCGTCTGCATTCACACCGGCTTCGCGGATCTGCTGCTGAACGACGACGGCGGATCGCCGGCGACGGTCGCGAGCGCGTGCGTGCTGGACAGCAGCGATGCGCGGCTGCTGCAATGGATCGACGAATCGGGGCTGGCCGCGCTCGTGGCCGACAACCATGCGATCGAGGAACGTCCGCAGCATGCGCAGCCGCTCGCGCAACCGGGCGCACTGATGCCGTTGCACGAACTGTGCCTGTTCAAGCTCGGCATTCACCTCGGCGAGCTGTGGCACCTGACGCCGCTCGCGGACTGGCTGCATGCGCACCGCCGGAACCGGTTTCTGTTGACCGCGCCGCCGTTGCACATCCGCGGCCTGGTCGGCGCGCCGGCAAATCCTGTCGCGACCGTTTGA